In a genomic window of Methanogenium sp. S4BF:
- a CDS encoding 4Fe-4S dicluster domain-containing protein, translating into MSLLPAFPEVLRQFLKKPATNLFPARYLPKSITGYLAKVSAGEATINPPVAVPENYRGKITYDRDACIGCKLCIRVCPAHAIEFIPETKTVRIFVTQCIFCSQCNDACPVSCLHMSDAFMVADTDRYSENLIVE; encoded by the coding sequence ATGAGCCTTCTGCCCGCATTCCCTGAGGTGCTCCGCCAGTTCCTGAAGAAACCGGCGACCAATCTATTCCCGGCGCGCTATCTCCCCAAAAGCATCACCGGCTACCTGGCAAAGGTCTCCGCGGGTGAGGCAACCATCAACCCTCCGGTTGCCGTCCCGGAGAACTATCGGGGGAAAATAACCTATGACCGGGATGCCTGTATCGGGTGCAAACTCTGTATCCGGGTCTGCCCGGCGCACGCGATTGAATTCATCCCGGAGACAAAGACGGTGCGCATCTTTGTCACTCAGTGCATCTTTTGTTCCCAGTGCAATGATGCATGCCCGGTGTCGTGCCTGCACATGAGCGATGCCTTCATGGTGGCAGATACGGACCGCTACTCGGAAAACCTGATTGTTGAGTAA
- a CDS encoding sulfite exporter TauE/SafE family protein, with protein MDIFLQTVLILGLTGTLAGLGAGILGVGGGFVMVPVQYWVLADLLGTDPTLATRVAFATSLAVVLPTAIATASGHSRKGAVAWDAVKQMCVPGFFAAIAGAYVATSVHGDWLRYLFGALLLGAAVKMALKPTYHADNERDTAVWLSVFAGALFGFLSGLLGIGGGYLIVLFLTLVSGYEIHRAVGTSTAFLIFASAGGVLAYIIFGWGVTGIPAPSLGYVDLHQWVILVVTSIPASFVGVSLSHSISARSLEWLFVGLLLLSALKMFGVF; from the coding sequence ATGGATATTTTTCTGCAGACAGTGCTGATTCTCGGGCTGACGGGGACCCTGGCCGGACTGGGGGCAGGCATCCTTGGCGTCGGCGGGGGTTTTGTGATGGTCCCGGTGCAGTACTGGGTTCTGGCAGATCTGCTGGGGACAGACCCCACGCTTGCTACCCGGGTGGCCTTTGCAACAAGTCTTGCGGTTGTTCTTCCAACTGCGATTGCCACTGCCTCCGGCCATTCCCGCAAGGGGGCTGTTGCATGGGATGCGGTAAAACAGATGTGTGTCCCCGGCTTTTTTGCGGCCATCGCCGGGGCCTATGTGGCCACATCGGTGCACGGCGACTGGCTCAGGTATCTCTTTGGTGCCCTGCTCCTCGGTGCGGCCGTGAAGATGGCGCTGAAACCGACATATCACGCGGATAATGAACGTGACACCGCTGTCTGGCTGTCTGTCTTTGCAGGTGCCCTCTTCGGGTTTCTCTCCGGGCTTCTCGGGATTGGCGGCGGATATCTGATTGTGCTCTTTCTGACCCTTGTCTCAGGATATGAGATTCACCGTGCGGTCGGGACATCGACGGCATTTCTTATTTTTGCCTCCGCAGGGGGTGTGCTTGCGTATATCATATTCGGGTGGGGGGTAACCGGTATTCCCGCACCGTCACTGGGATATGTCGACCTCCACCAGTGGGTCATTCTTGTAGTGACGTCAATCCCTGCGTCCTTTGTCGGCGTCAGCCTCTCGCACAGCATATCTGCGCGCAGTCTCGAGTGGCTGTTCGTCGGTCTGCTGCTCCTGAGTGCGCTCAAGATGTTCGGCGTCTTCTAA
- the hycI gene encoding hydrogenase maturation peptidase HycI, which yields MKILFGVGNTMMGDDGIGPLVARRITGCPGWHAADCGTAPENFTGVVRKMQPRLLVIVDAADMQLSPGEFRRIPHDSIGQAGFDTHSLPLTHIMQYLQDDVPEIILIGIQPGPPVFHEGISAPVRRAGEEVADMLCRGEERQIPEYITAPPDTGSGN from the coding sequence GTGAAAATACTCTTTGGAGTCGGAAATACGATGATGGGGGATGACGGCATCGGCCCACTGGTGGCACGGCGCATAACAGGCTGCCCCGGCTGGCACGCGGCAGACTGCGGAACAGCGCCGGAAAACTTCACCGGCGTGGTCAGGAAGATGCAGCCCCGCCTCCTCGTGATAGTCGATGCCGCCGACATGCAGCTTTCCCCCGGAGAGTTCCGGAGAATCCCCCATGATTCCATCGGGCAGGCAGGGTTTGACACCCATTCCCTCCCCCTCACTCACATCATGCAATACCTGCAGGACGATGTGCCGGAGATCATCCTCATCGGCATCCAGCCGGGCCCCCCCGTATTCCATGAAGGGATATCAGCACCGGTCCGGCGCGCAGGAGAGGAAGTCGCAGATATGCTCTGCCGCGGTGAAGAGAGACAGATACCTGAATATATCACGGCACCCCCGGATACCGGTTCCGGGAACTAA
- a CDS encoding tetratricopeptide repeat protein yields the protein MTGRKNAGILFVAALLIAAGIPAVCAEDVAVDTIAVEKIDLYNLAVDEAGAGNYTAAMQHIDAALAIDGNFTLAWVTKAGISSAQGNYTGALTAAEVATTLNPNQADAWVVTADALLNLGRYAEAVEAADKAIMLNPEMIESYIIQGTAYGQMGEYEKEIAVSEKALEIDSSDTRVLGNLHFAQANTGVGTTEPTRAPFPVAGAVFGAGVLFLMSRRG from the coding sequence ATGACAGGAAGAAAAAATGCAGGTATCCTTTTCGTAGCAGCACTTCTCATCGCGGCAGGTATTCCTGCTGTGTGCGCTGAAGATGTTGCTGTAGATACGATTGCCGTTGAGAAGATCGATCTCTACAATCTGGCAGTGGATGAGGCCGGAGCCGGGAATTACACTGCTGCGATGCAGCATATCGATGCCGCGCTGGCAATCGACGGCAATTTCACGCTCGCCTGGGTAACAAAGGCGGGGATCAGTTCGGCGCAGGGTAACTACACCGGTGCACTCACTGCAGCAGAAGTGGCAACCACACTGAACCCGAATCAGGCGGACGCATGGGTGGTCACCGCCGATGCGCTCCTGAACCTTGGGCGCTATGCAGAGGCGGTTGAAGCGGCAGACAAGGCAATTATGCTGAATCCGGAAATGATCGAGTCGTATATCATCCAGGGTACTGCCTACGGGCAGATGGGTGAGTACGAAAAGGAGATTGCGGTTTCAGAAAAAGCACTTGAAATAGACTCCTCGGATACCCGTGTGTTGGGCAATCTTCATTTTGCACAGGCCAATACGGGTGTGGGGACTACTGAACCGACACGGGCACCGTTTCCTGTGGCAGGCGCCGTTTTTGGTGCGGGCGTGCTGTTCCTGATGTCCCGGCGCGGATGA
- a CDS encoding bifunctional precorrin-2 dehydrogenase/sirohydrochlorin ferrochelatase, whose protein sequence is MIPLMMDLRGAKVVIAGGGAVGARKARYFAHEAHVVVLSRSFHPDFAEIAAETVECDLAEMHDDEIASLLTGSFLVITALERAEMNQRIGFLARRCGAHVNDAGGEGGDVIIPSVVRGDTYCIGISTHGRSPAVARHLRFCIEEHCGNIDGMVRLQEALREDLKQRVPDQRVRSRILNAVLDDPAMWDALSHGAEQAKEQALRKYL, encoded by the coding sequence ATGATACCACTGATGATGGACCTCAGGGGTGCAAAGGTTGTGATTGCGGGCGGCGGCGCTGTCGGCGCCCGGAAGGCGCGTTATTTTGCCCATGAGGCGCACGTGGTGGTCCTCAGTCGTTCATTTCACCCGGATTTTGCAGAGATTGCTGCTGAGACGGTTGAGTGTGATCTGGCTGAAATGCATGATGATGAGATTGCATCCCTGCTCACCGGCAGTTTTCTGGTAATTACCGCCCTGGAACGCGCGGAGATGAACCAGAGAATCGGTTTCCTTGCGCGCCGGTGCGGTGCGCATGTGAATGATGCGGGAGGGGAGGGGGGCGATGTTATCATCCCGTCTGTTGTGCGGGGGGATACCTACTGCATCGGGATCTCCACCCATGGACGCAGCCCGGCTGTTGCACGCCATCTCCGCTTCTGCATTGAAGAGCACTGCGGTAACATCGACGGTATGGTGCGGCTGCAGGAGGCGCTGCGGGAAGACCTGAAACAGCGGGTCCCCGACCAGCGTGTCCGTTCACGGATTCTCAATGCAGTCCTTGACGACCCCGCGATGTGGGATGCCCTCTCCCACGGTGCAGAGCAGGCCAAAGAGCAGGCCCTCAGGAAATATCTATGA
- the hemA gene encoding glutamyl-tRNA reductase, which yields MKNGLIPSVAIAGISHHGSDIAELEAFRFSDEAAFLAEAKEWFKGALLLQTCNRIEFLVEGDACMAEAFLREQGRDGFRTLEGEDALRHLLRLSAGIDSMVVGEDQILGQLKTALALSREHSASSQLVERCITKAVHVGIEVRRRTNINKGAVSIGSAAVELAEDLLGSLDGRHILVVGGGEMGTLVTQALAEKDLTAIYVTNRTFARAEELAQLVGGKAVHLDELFRYAALADVIISCTAAPHPVIRYEAVCDAMRGRVWPLDEGKKPLVIIDIAQPRDVEESVGDIDGVYLFTIDDLRTVSEKNMNNRKEEAEEAHAFLDAELVQFVTLLNRAGAGDLLAHLHSWAEMIRCRERDKAAARLRSSGAPAEEILDDLSRVLVKKLLNDVTFSVRRCAESGEIEYAQALVHAVTAGDDECFRKDDCED from the coding sequence ATGAAGAACGGACTCATCCCATCGGTCGCCATCGCAGGCATCAGCCATCACGGAAGCGATATCGCAGAACTGGAGGCATTCCGCTTTTCAGACGAGGCGGCATTCCTTGCAGAAGCGAAAGAATGGTTTAAAGGGGCGCTTCTCCTCCAGACATGCAACCGGATCGAGTTTCTGGTAGAAGGGGATGCCTGTATGGCAGAGGCATTTCTTCGCGAACAGGGGCGGGATGGGTTCCGGACGCTGGAAGGAGAGGATGCACTGCGCCATCTCCTCCGGCTCTCTGCCGGCATTGACTCCATGGTCGTGGGGGAAGACCAGATACTCGGGCAGCTGAAAACGGCGCTGGCACTCTCCCGTGAGCACAGCGCATCCAGCCAGCTTGTGGAGCGGTGCATCACCAAGGCGGTGCATGTCGGCATCGAGGTGCGCAGGCGTACGAATATCAACAAGGGGGCGGTTTCCATCGGTTCAGCGGCGGTAGAGCTGGCAGAGGACCTCCTGGGAAGCCTTGACGGCCGCCATATTCTGGTGGTGGGCGGCGGTGAGATGGGCACGCTGGTGACCCAGGCGCTCGCGGAAAAAGATCTGACCGCGATCTATGTCACCAACCGGACCTTTGCCCGTGCGGAGGAGCTGGCACAGCTGGTGGGGGGAAAGGCCGTCCATCTGGATGAACTCTTCCGGTATGCCGCTCTTGCCGATGTCATTATTTCCTGCACGGCAGCTCCCCACCCCGTCATCCGCTATGAAGCAGTCTGTGATGCGATGCGGGGCCGTGTGTGGCCGCTTGACGAAGGCAAAAAACCGCTTGTTATCATTGATATTGCACAGCCGCGGGATGTGGAGGAATCGGTCGGAGATATCGATGGCGTCTATCTCTTCACCATCGATGATCTCCGTACGGTGAGTGAGAAGAATATGAACAACCGGAAAGAGGAGGCCGAAGAGGCGCATGCATTCCTGGATGCTGAGCTGGTACAGTTTGTGACGCTCCTCAACCGGGCCGGGGCCGGTGACCTTCTCGCCCATCTCCATTCCTGGGCAGAGATGATCCGGTGCCGGGAACGCGACAAAGCGGCTGCACGCCTCCGGTCATCGGGTGCACCGGCTGAAGAGATCCTTGATGACCTGTCACGGGTGCTTGTCAAAAAACTTCTCAATGACGTTACCTTTTCTGTGAGGCGGTGTGCTGAGAGCGGTGAAATTGAATATGCACAGGCCCTGGTGCACGCAGTAACTGCAGGAGATGACGAATGTTTCCGGAAAGACGATTGCGAAGACTGA
- the hemB gene encoding porphobilinogen synthase — protein sequence MFPERRLRRLRKRKIQPLFQETVLRTDDLVAPIFIDETASAPVEIASMPGQYRYPLSMAGEVAQTIAAAGIRAVILFGIPARKDAGGTEAYNPDGVIQEAVRAMKVAVPDLVVITDVCACEYTDHGHCGIVGETSCGPDLLNDPSLELMAQIAVSHAEAGADIVAPSCMLDGMVMAIREELDCEGYEDTAIMSYSTKFASSLYGPFRDAADSGFSFGDRTTYQMSPANPREALLESKMDLKEGADILMVKPAGMYLDILQSVASLGLPVAAYQVSGEYAMIKAAAANGWIDEKAVALESLLAIKRAGADLIITYFAQDAAGWLK from the coding sequence ATGTTTCCGGAAAGACGATTGCGAAGACTGAGAAAAAGGAAGATTCAGCCTCTGTTTCAGGAGACTGTTCTGAGAACCGATGATCTGGTGGCCCCCATCTTTATTGACGAGACCGCTTCAGCGCCTGTTGAGATCGCCTCCATGCCGGGGCAGTACCGCTATCCCCTTTCGATGGCGGGAGAGGTGGCGCAAACGATTGCCGCAGCGGGAATCCGGGCGGTGATTCTCTTCGGCATTCCTGCACGAAAGGATGCCGGAGGAACTGAGGCATACAACCCCGATGGTGTTATTCAGGAGGCGGTCCGCGCAATGAAAGTGGCGGTGCCTGACCTGGTCGTGATAACCGATGTCTGCGCCTGTGAATATACGGACCACGGGCACTGCGGGATTGTCGGGGAGACCTCCTGCGGGCCCGACCTCCTGAACGACCCGTCCCTTGAACTGATGGCGCAGATTGCGGTGTCGCACGCGGAAGCCGGTGCGGATATCGTCGCCCCGTCCTGCATGCTTGACGGCATGGTGATGGCGATCCGTGAGGAGCTTGACTGCGAAGGCTATGAGGATACGGCCATTATGTCGTATTCCACCAAATTTGCGAGCTCCCTCTATGGTCCGTTCCGTGATGCGGCCGACTCCGGCTTCTCGTTCGGGGACCGGACGACCTACCAGATGAGCCCGGCCAACCCGCGTGAGGCGCTCCTTGAGTCGAAGATGGATCTTAAGGAGGGTGCGGATATCCTGATGGTCAAACCGGCCGGGATGTATCTGGACATTCTGCAGTCGGTTGCCTCCCTCGGCCTGCCGGTCGCAGCCTATCAGGTGAGCGGCGAGTATGCGATGATAAAAGCGGCCGCAGCAAACGGCTGGATCGATGAGAAGGCGGTCGCACTGGAGAGTCTTCTCGCTATCAAGCGGGCTGGTGCGGATCTTATCATCACCTACTTTGCGCAGGATGCAGCGGGGTGGCTGAAATGA
- a CDS encoding glutamate-1-semialdehyde 2,1-aminomutase: MRSEELFTEAQTLMPGGVSSPVRAIKPYPFYTRSAAGSRLVTEDGEELIDCCLGYGPLILGHAHPTVREAICACTEGGWLYGTPAEKELTLARMIIADHPSVDMVRFVSSGSEATMAAIRLARGFTGREDIIKIEGGFHGAHDGVLIKAGSGATTMGVPDSAGVIPDVVRHTLQVPYNNTEALSELLDNNENVAAFILEPVLGNVGPVLPDDGYLAEVRKITEEHDVLLIFDEVITGYRLGIGGAQVKYGITPDLTTFGKIIGGGLPIGCFSGRRDIMQLTAPAGPVYQAGTFSGNPLSLSAGIACLQHLRDNRDIYSTLAENARAIGESIPSAQAGGFVNLGSMFKLFFRNTPPRDYREAKESDTAAFSVFWNAMRKRGIFLPPSQFETNFLSAAHTDDDVATIAGAYSACL, encoded by the coding sequence ATGAGGAGTGAAGAGCTCTTTACCGAGGCACAGACCCTGATGCCCGGCGGCGTCTCCAGTCCGGTGCGTGCCATCAAACCCTATCCCTTCTATACCCGCAGTGCTGCCGGTTCGCGCCTCGTAACCGAGGACGGCGAGGAACTGATCGACTGCTGTCTCGGCTACGGCCCCCTGATCCTCGGCCATGCCCACCCAACGGTGCGTGAGGCGATCTGCGCCTGCACCGAAGGCGGCTGGCTCTACGGTACCCCCGCGGAGAAGGAGCTGACACTTGCCCGGATGATCATCGCCGATCACCCGTCGGTTGATATGGTCCGGTTTGTCTCCAGCGGTTCGGAGGCCACGATGGCGGCGATTCGCCTCGCCCGTGGGTTTACCGGGCGTGAGGACATCATCAAAATCGAGGGAGGGTTCCACGGGGCCCATGATGGTGTGCTCATCAAGGCGGGGTCCGGTGCGACCACGATGGGCGTTCCTGACTCCGCAGGAGTGATTCCCGATGTGGTGCGCCACACGCTGCAGGTGCCCTACAACAACACCGAAGCACTCTCGGAGCTTCTGGATAATAATGAGAATGTGGCGGCATTCATCCTCGAACCGGTGCTTGGCAATGTGGGCCCGGTGCTCCCGGATGACGGCTACCTTGCAGAGGTGCGCAAAATCACAGAGGAGCATGATGTGCTCCTTATTTTTGATGAGGTCATCACCGGCTACCGGCTGGGCATCGGCGGGGCGCAGGTGAAGTACGGGATTACGCCCGACCTGACGACCTTCGGCAAAATCATCGGCGGGGGGCTTCCCATCGGGTGTTTTTCCGGCCGGCGCGACATAATGCAGCTGACCGCACCGGCAGGGCCTGTCTATCAGGCAGGCACCTTCTCGGGGAATCCGCTCTCCCTGTCCGCAGGGATTGCCTGCCTGCAGCATCTGCGTGACAACCGGGATATCTATTCCACGCTCGCGGAGAACGCACGCGCCATCGGTGAGTCCATTCCTTCCGCACAGGCAGGCGGGTTTGTGAATCTGGGTTCGATGTTCAAACTCTTCTTCCGGAATACGCCGCCCCGTGACTACCGCGAGGCAAAGGAGAGCGACACAGCGGCATTCTCCGTCTTCTGGAATGCGATGCGGAAGCGGGGCATCTTCCTGCCGCCGTCGCAGTTTGAGACGAATTTCCTCTCTGCGGCGCACACCGACGACGATGTGGCGACGATTGCCGGGGCCTATAGCGCATGCCTCTGA
- the hemC gene encoding hydroxymethylbilane synthase, translated as MPLKAGTRGSRLAMAQTDRVCGQLAERGIETAVTEIKTVGDALTHVPMHQVGGQGIFVRALDDAILAGEIDFAVHSMKDIPAFRPEGLCTVAVLERDSPADFLVHECDIEDIRVVGTSSTRRRAQLMRSSLDVEIRELRGNVDTRLRKLHEGQYDAIVLAEAGMQRLDMDLPGTQLLPQWFVPAPNQGTIAVVCRDDSALTEQLSCVDHPQTRKDTEIERAVMEEIGGGCFTPQGVYCHDGFLIAEVLSLDGSRYERVEDNGDSVEEGRLIGRKLKHISWDLIEEARQTLGLSGTEQS; from the coding sequence ATGCCTCTGAAGGCCGGCACCCGGGGGTCACGCCTCGCGATGGCGCAGACGGACCGCGTCTGCGGGCAGCTTGCAGAACGGGGCATTGAGACGGCGGTCACCGAGATAAAGACCGTCGGCGACGCACTGACCCACGTCCCGATGCATCAGGTAGGGGGTCAGGGCATCTTTGTCCGGGCGCTGGATGATGCCATCCTTGCAGGCGAGATCGACTTTGCGGTTCACAGCATGAAGGACATCCCGGCCTTTCGGCCGGAGGGGCTCTGCACCGTGGCAGTGCTGGAACGGGACTCCCCGGCAGACTTCCTCGTCCACGAGTGCGACATCGAGGATATCCGTGTCGTGGGGACGTCGTCCACCCGCAGGCGTGCACAGCTCATGAGAAGCAGTCTGGATGTCGAAATTCGCGAACTCCGCGGCAATGTGGATACCCGCCTGCGGAAACTGCACGAAGGCCAGTATGATGCGATTGTCCTCGCAGAGGCCGGGATGCAGCGGCTAGATATGGACCTTCCCGGGACGCAGCTTCTCCCGCAGTGGTTTGTGCCCGCACCCAATCAGGGCACCATTGCAGTGGTATGCCGGGATGATTCGGCACTCACTGAACAGCTGTCGTGTGTTGATCATCCGCAGACCCGGAAGGATACGGAGATTGAACGGGCGGTGATGGAGGAGATTGGCGGCGGGTGCTTTACTCCGCAGGGCGTATACTGCCATGACGGATTTCTGATTGCTGAAGTGCTCTCCCTTGACGGCAGCCGCTATGAACGGGTTGAGGACAACGGCGATTCGGTGGAGGAAGGCCGGCTCATCGGCAGAAAACTCAAACATATTAGCTGGGACCTGATTGAGGAGGCCCGGCAGACCCTGGGACTATCAGGAACGGAACAATCATGA
- the cobA gene encoding uroporphyrinogen-III C-methyltransferase, whose product MNGTVYLIGSGPGGLGMMTIRAREVLDSADVILYDQLPGAEVIASLPKTAECIDVGKYGSDHTLEQEEIEALMVKYAKKGLRVVRLKGGDSFLFGRGGEEMETMREHGIPVEVVPGITSAIAVPECVGIPVTHRKWASQVTILTGHEDPTKEESALNWQWLAQTTGTIVILMGVKNLPKIAEALVAGGMNPDKPVAIIERGLRPDQRVTCAPLDRIAETAREAGVKPPAVVVIGEVATLYRDGSEGRMHITGA is encoded by the coding sequence ATGAACGGAACAGTGTATCTTATCGGGTCCGGTCCGGGTGGGCTGGGCATGATGACCATCCGGGCACGCGAGGTGCTCGATTCGGCTGATGTCATCCTCTATGATCAGCTCCCCGGTGCTGAGGTGATTGCCTCGCTGCCAAAGACGGCTGAATGTATTGATGTCGGAAAATACGGCTCTGACCATACGCTCGAACAGGAAGAGATTGAAGCCCTGATGGTGAAGTATGCGAAAAAAGGGCTCCGTGTCGTCCGCCTGAAAGGGGGAGACTCCTTTCTCTTCGGACGCGGCGGTGAGGAGATGGAGACGATGCGGGAGCACGGCATTCCGGTTGAGGTGGTGCCCGGCATCACGAGTGCCATCGCCGTCCCCGAGTGCGTGGGCATTCCTGTCACCCACCGGAAATGGGCGAGTCAGGTCACTATTCTCACCGGCCATGAAGATCCCACGAAAGAGGAGTCTGCCCTGAACTGGCAGTGGCTTGCGCAGACAACCGGGACCATTGTCATCCTGATGGGCGTGAAAAACCTCCCGAAGATTGCCGAGGCCCTTGTCGCAGGCGGCATGAACCCCGATAAACCGGTGGCGATCATCGAACGCGGCCTGCGGCCCGACCAGCGGGTGACGTGTGCTCCTCTTGACAGGATTGCCGAGACTGCACGGGAAGCGGGTGTGAAGCCTCCTGCGGTTGTTGTGATTGGGGAGGTCGCGACGCTTTATAGGGATGGGTCTGAGGGTAGGATGCATATTACGGGTGCGTGA